CTAGAATTGGGCTCCTTGATCTTTTTCTGCATGCAGCACTTCTTTTATTTGGAAGCAATCCTCAAAGTTTGGAAATCTGTTTAGGTTATGAAACCCAGTATTCAGATGACTGTCACATCttcattaaacaaaacaaaacacaattttctgtcttctgaacTGAAGAGTTCCCTCTATGGAGTAGGGGATGTGGTGGGCTCTCTAGCCTATGAATATAGGATCTAACTGCACACATCCCTTTATGCTGAGGGGCCTCCCAGTTATAAGGCTGATGTTGTTTTTTATGACAAGAAACTATTTGCAAAATTTGATTTAGGAATCAATTAGCTAAATTTAAGATTATGGAAATGAACCAGAAAGAGAAGCCTCTGATAAACAACTTCGGCTATTGGGAGGCGGACCCCTCACATCCCATGGGGCCTCCAATCAGAGGCCTCGAGAGAATCGCTAGGAAGCCTGAGAATGGGTGAGGCCTGGGCCCCTGGAGACTGCTCCTGGCCCCTGGCCTTCCTCTACTTTGGGAGAGACCACCCTGTCCTGGAAACGTGCTCCGTGGTGACGCCACGGCGCAGGGTTGGCCTTCTGGAGTCCATGTCTCTGGAAGGCGCATCCACATCCCGCTTCTAGTTCACACTgagtgaggctgggagagggtTTCCAGGGGCACTTCCGTTTCAGCTTGTTTCTATTTTAATGCCTGGAGACAATTAAAGACCAATGTCTggtgccagtatttttttttttttttccacagttcACGCTATTCTTAGAAACAGTTGAGCCAGTGGCGGTGGAGTCTGAAGGCTCTGGAATCTTTTCCTTCGTGTGGCAGCAACTTATTTTTCCTGCGGAGGCTCGGTGGTGCTTTTCTTGGGCTCAGGATTGCGGCTTGGATGGCTCATTCCCTGGGAGTGCACACACTGAGCCCTTTGGAAAGGCAGCAGCAGGACAAGGATCAGCGGCAGGCAAAGAGGCAAAAAAAGCAGGACCCGGGTTCCATAGGCAACTGCTTTATTTACAGTTCCAAAAACGGTGCTTGTTCAACTATCTTGAACTTTTGTAGAAGTTCAAACTTGGAAATTGTAGTGATGAAATGAgagctgtgttttaaaaattacttttaactgTCTATGAAGCAAGTCTACATTTTGGCAAAATGGGCTGCTTTTAATCTGGTCAtgtgggattttaaaaaaaatttaattcagctggATTTTGCAAAGCCCTTGCATTGTATGACATGAGGTTATTTAAGGTATAATTTTGtcttcaaagagaagaaataagacaCACGCAtggttttttaaagtaaaaataatgaggGAATGTTATTACCTAAGAGCATATATTAGAAAGCTCACTTGCAGTGATATTGAACTGGGAACATTCCAGAAGGATTCCACGTGAAGCAGTGTTTGcttttgtatgtttgaaatgctccataataaaattgaaaaactgtaagagcaaaagaaataataatacgGATTATGAAGTAATTAAAATGAAGCAGAGAAAAAACCTGTAGGATGCAGCCTAAATAAATGATACTTTAAATCAAGCTTATCCAACCCATGTCTTGTAGGCCACAATGTGGCCTAGGACATATctgaatgcggcccaacacaaattcgtaaactttcttaaaatattgtgagactttttttttttttttttttttttttagctcatcagctatcattagtgttagtgtattttacgtgtggcccaagacaattcttcttcttctgatgtggcccagggaagccaaaagactggcCACCTCtggtttaaataaacatttacagcCTCAGTCACATAtattagaaaattagaaagacTGAAAAATTTGCCAGCTATGTGCTTGACACAGTACaatagaaaaacaacagcaaagcaagcagaaagaagtcagaagaaggaaggaaaccatAAAGATAAGGAGAGCAATTAATGAGCTAGAAAACAAAGTAATAATGCAGAAAATCAACCCAACTAAAAGCCGGTTCCTTGAAAAGAGTGATAAAGCCATATCTGGCAAGAATGACCAAGGACGAGAGAAGaaaaagcatgaaaaagaaacagagcatAACTACTGATGGAGATTTTAAAGCCTGTAAGAGAATATTATGGACAAATTCCTGACAATACATTTGGAAACAGAGAAATCAGACAATCtcctagaaaaatattaattacaaaaactgatgaaagaaaaagCTGGAATATACCTATAATCAACAAAAGAAGTGAATCAAGTTAATAATCTACAGCCTTCCTTTCCCGGATGCCTCCCTCTCCAAAAAACAGGCCAGACACAGCCAAGTTTACAAAATCTTCAAAGAACAGATAAGCACTACTTTGTATAAACTTtttcaaagaatagaaaaaggacAACTTCCCACATCATTTTGTATGCATAACCTTGATAATAAAACTGAACAAGTAAAGTAGAGTGTAGCAAAATTATAGGTCATTGTTAATTATGAAATGAGTGTAAtgatcttaaataaaatattagtaaaccaaatctatcaaaatatttaaataatacatttttgacCAGTTAGTGTTTATCCTAATGTGGCAGGATGGTTTACATTAGGAAATCTTTttaatgtaattcaccacatcTGTACATTTAAAGATGTTCAAATGTTACTATACATTGCTTACCGTTTTATgtctgtaaaatataaaaatatagtcaaTTACTGTCTATCT
The Pongo abelii isolate AG06213 chromosome 8, NHGRI_mPonAbe1-v2.0_pri, whole genome shotgun sequence genome window above contains:
- the LOC100937132 gene encoding putative uncharacterized protein C10orf126; amino-acid sequence: MNHCIQFSPQSLQRWLTLPCYDLKLPIWANTTEFCPHGPRRASQDPQLLAWLPDQSLEVSLELYDWNSMTFTLFLETVEPVAVESEGSGIFSFVWQQLIFPAEARWCFSWAQDCGLDGSFPGSAHTEPFGKAAAGQGSAAGKEAKKAGPGFHRQLLYLQFQKRCLFNYLELL